Proteins from a genomic interval of Pseudomonas silesiensis:
- a CDS encoding HDOD domain-containing protein gives MPAQPQIMVDLQMEQYMPDPDLDVIARLISQDPGLSGSLLKIVNSPYFGLSNKIASIKRAVNLLGSRSIINLINAQSIKGEMNDDTIVTLNRFWDTAQDVAMTCLTLAERIGIQAGDEAYALGLFHDCGVPLMLQRFPNYMSVLEEAYASASAQCRVVDTENRMFNTNHAVVGYYTAKSWRLPEHVTAAIANHHNALAIFTDESSRNSQLKNLLGILKMAEHICASCRVLGNQVEDHEWNSIGPLVLDHVGLSDYDFETLKQTLRDLSAHR, from the coding sequence GTGCCGGCCCAACCGCAAATCATGGTGGATTTGCAGATGGAGCAGTACATGCCCGACCCGGATCTGGACGTGATCGCCAGGTTGATCTCCCAAGACCCCGGCCTCTCTGGCTCGTTACTGAAAATCGTCAATTCGCCGTATTTCGGTTTGAGCAACAAGATCGCCTCGATCAAGCGGGCGGTGAATCTGTTGGGCAGCCGTTCAATCATCAACCTGATCAACGCGCAGTCGATCAAAGGCGAAATGAACGACGACACCATCGTCACCTTGAACCGTTTCTGGGACACCGCACAGGACGTGGCAATGACCTGCCTGACCCTGGCCGAGCGTATCGGCATCCAGGCCGGCGATGAAGCATACGCCCTGGGCCTGTTCCACGATTGTGGCGTACCCTTGATGCTCCAGCGTTTCCCGAACTACATGAGCGTTCTGGAAGAGGCCTACGCTAGCGCGAGTGCGCAATGCCGGGTGGTGGACACCGAGAACCGAATGTTCAACACTAACCACGCGGTGGTCGGTTATTACACGGCCAAGTCCTGGCGCCTGCCGGAGCACGTGACCGCTGCCATCGCCAATCACCACAATGCCCTGGCGATCTTCACCGATGAGTCGTCGCGCAACAGCCAGCTGAAAAATCTGCTGGGGATCCTGAAAATGGCCGAGCACATCTGTGCGTCCTGTCGGGTGCTGGGCAACCAGGTCGAGGACCACGAGTGGAACAGCATCGGGCCTTTGGTTCTCGATCACGTCGGCCTCTCGGACTACGACTTCGAGACCCTCAAACAAACGCTTCGCGACCTTAGCGCTCATCGCTGA
- a CDS encoding MFS transporter, which yields MTHALPAAEKSSIILLLMTMTLLAVFPLDVVLPSFPALTDHFQISPPDTALSVSLFAVSLAMSVMLVGPLSDMWGRKKLLLGGIAIAAIGALGCVVASDYRWFLGFRMLQAIGCGAFSLSQALIQDLFAGRERERLRIWMVTAGGVFISISPLLGTWLQSHLGWQGSFYVFITLAVIVWLGAYRRLNEIPPVHLTPSKGFFSAYWRLCSDVRFMGYWLISALAFACHFSFIVSSPIIFMERLALSPYEFAWALLLYGVAYVLGGVLASVLHRHLQANTQIIIGLGLIAISGGVMLLLTRHFGVSAVTVLISMLICTIGTTIARPIVNSKAMNLFPENAGASTSVGAMLIFMFGGVISLVINRIPEDLTTTLALGFLTLSITGLGLNALISRRTSRRSELARDGRQR from the coding sequence ATGACTCACGCCCTACCTGCCGCCGAAAAGTCGTCCATCATCCTGTTGCTGATGACCATGACGTTGCTCGCTGTATTCCCCCTCGACGTCGTCCTGCCCTCCTTCCCAGCCCTCACCGACCACTTCCAGATCTCGCCGCCTGACACTGCCCTGTCTGTCAGTCTGTTCGCCGTTAGCCTGGCGATGTCCGTCATGCTGGTAGGACCTCTGTCGGACATGTGGGGCCGCAAGAAGCTGCTGCTGGGCGGTATAGCTATCGCAGCAATTGGCGCGCTTGGCTGCGTAGTCGCCAGCGACTACCGCTGGTTTCTGGGGTTTCGCATGCTCCAGGCGATTGGTTGCGGGGCATTTTCCTTGTCTCAGGCGCTGATACAGGATCTATTCGCGGGTCGCGAACGGGAGCGCCTCAGGATCTGGATGGTGACGGCGGGCGGAGTATTCATTTCTATTTCGCCGCTGCTGGGAACCTGGCTGCAGTCGCATCTTGGCTGGCAGGGCAGTTTTTATGTATTCATCACACTGGCGGTTATTGTCTGGCTCGGTGCCTATCGGCGGCTCAACGAAATCCCGCCTGTCCACCTGACACCAAGCAAGGGTTTTTTCAGTGCTTATTGGCGCTTATGTTCGGATGTGCGCTTCATGGGTTACTGGTTGATCTCGGCACTGGCTTTCGCCTGTCATTTTTCGTTCATCGTTTCTTCACCGATCATTTTTATGGAGCGTCTGGCGCTCTCGCCGTATGAATTCGCCTGGGCGTTGTTGCTCTATGGCGTGGCGTATGTATTGGGCGGAGTACTGGCCAGCGTGCTGCATCGACACCTTCAAGCCAACACCCAGATCATTATTGGCCTGGGCCTGATCGCCATTTCAGGCGGGGTTATGCTGTTACTGACTCGCCACTTCGGCGTTTCTGCGGTTACGGTGCTGATCTCCATGCTGATCTGTACCATCGGAACCACCATTGCCAGACCCATCGTCAATTCCAAAGCCATGAATCTGTTCCCCGAGAATGCCGGGGCGTCCACCTCGGTTGGCGCCATGCTGATTTTCATGTTCGGCGGTGTGATCAGCCTGGTGATCAATCGAATACCAGAAGACCTGACCACGACTCTGGCCCTTGGCTTTCTGACGCTGAGCATTACAGGTCTTGGACTGAACGCGTTGATCAGCCGCCGGACATCCCGTAGGAGCGAGCTCGCTCGCGATGGTCGTCAACGATAA
- a CDS encoding class I SAM-dependent rRNA methyltransferase produces MSLPSLRLKANADRRLRNGHLWVYSNEIDVAATPLHGFKPGDQAILEAASGKPLGIVAMSPNNLICARLLSRDIKLPLDKSLLVHRLNVALSLRERLFDKPFYRLVYGDSDLLPGLVVDRFGDILVVQIASATMEAHKEDVIAALTQVIKPSGILFKNDSAARDAEGLNRYVETVFGLVPEWVALEENGVKFEAPVIQGQKTGWFYDHRMNRARLAPYAKGKRVLDLYSYIGGWGVQAAAFGASEVFCVDASAFALDGVERNAALNGFAEKMTCIEGDVFEALKELKASEERFDVIVADPPAFIKRKKDMKNGEGAYRRLNEQAMRLLSKDGILISASCSMHLPEDDLQNILLTSARHLDRNIQMLERGGQGPDHPVHPAIAETRYIKSITCRLLPNS; encoded by the coding sequence ATGTCCCTGCCTAGCCTGCGCCTCAAAGCCAACGCCGACCGTCGCCTGCGAAACGGCCACCTGTGGGTCTACAGCAACGAAATCGATGTCGCCGCCACCCCGTTGCACGGCTTCAAGCCCGGTGATCAGGCGATCCTCGAAGCCGCCAGCGGCAAGCCGCTGGGCATCGTCGCCATGAGCCCGAACAACCTGATCTGCGCCCGCCTGCTGTCGCGCGACATCAAGTTGCCGCTGGACAAATCGCTGCTGGTGCACCGCCTGAACGTGGCCTTGTCCCTGCGCGAGCGCCTGTTCGACAAGCCGTTCTACCGTCTGGTCTACGGCGATTCCGACCTGTTGCCAGGCCTGGTGGTCGACCGTTTCGGCGACATCCTGGTGGTACAGATCGCTTCGGCGACCATGGAAGCCCATAAAGAAGACGTGATCGCGGCGCTGACTCAAGTCATCAAGCCAAGCGGCATCCTGTTCAAGAACGATTCCGCCGCACGCGATGCCGAAGGCCTCAACCGCTACGTCGAAACCGTCTTCGGCCTGGTGCCGGAGTGGGTCGCGCTGGAAGAGAACGGCGTGAAATTCGAAGCGCCCGTCATCCAGGGCCAGAAGACCGGCTGGTTCTATGATCACCGCATGAACCGCGCACGCCTGGCCCCCTATGCCAAAGGCAAACGCGTGCTGGACCTGTACAGCTACATCGGCGGCTGGGGCGTGCAAGCCGCCGCGTTCGGCGCCAGTGAAGTGTTCTGCGTCGACGCTTCGGCCTTCGCCCTCGACGGTGTCGAGCGCAACGCCGCGCTGAATGGCTTCGCCGAGAAGATGACCTGCATCGAAGGCGACGTCTTCGAAGCCCTGAAAGAACTGAAAGCCAGCGAAGAACGCTTCGACGTGATCGTCGCCGATCCTCCTGCCTTCATCAAACGCAAGAAAGACATGAAGAACGGCGAAGGCGCCTACCGCCGCCTGAACGAGCAAGCCATGCGCCTGCTCAGCAAGGACGGCATCCTGATCAGCGCTTCGTGCTCGATGCACCTGCCGGAAGACGATCTGCAGAACATCCTGCTGACCAGCGCCCGCCACCTGGACCGCAACATCCAGATGCTGGAACGCGGCGGCCAAGGGCCGGATCATCCGGTTCACCCGGCGATTGCTGAAACCCGCTACATCAAGAGCATCACCTGCCGGTTGCTGCCAAACAGCTAA
- the mutM gene encoding bifunctional DNA-formamidopyrimidine glycosylase/DNA-(apurinic or apyrimidinic site) lyase — protein sequence MPELPEVETTRRGIAPHLEGQRVSRVIVRDRRLRWPIPEDLDVRLSGQRIVLVERRAKYLLINAEVGTLISHLGMSGNLRLVEAGLPAAKHEHVDIELESGLALRYTDPRRFGAMLWSLDPLNHELLIRLGPEPLTDLFDGERLFQLSRARSMAVKPFIMDNAVVVGVGNIYATEALFAAGIDPRREAKSISRARYLKLAIEIKRILAHAIERGGTTLRDFIGGDGQPGYFQQELFVYGRGNEHCKICASQLREVKLGQRASVFCPRCQS from the coding sequence ATGCCTGAACTGCCGGAAGTCGAAACCACCCGCCGCGGGATTGCGCCACACCTTGAGGGCCAGCGCGTCAGCCGGGTCATCGTGCGGGATCGTCGTCTGCGTTGGCCGATCCCGGAAGACCTCGATGTGCGGCTGTCCGGCCAGCGCATCGTGTTGGTGGAGCGACGGGCCAAGTATTTGCTGATCAATGCCGAAGTCGGCACGCTCATCAGTCATTTGGGGATGTCGGGCAATTTACGTCTGGTGGAAGCCGGCCTGCCGGCGGCCAAGCATGAACATGTGGATATCGAGCTGGAATCGGGCCTGGCCCTGCGCTATACCGACCCGCGCCGGTTTGGTGCGATGCTCTGGAGTCTCGATCCGCTCAACCACGAATTACTGATTCGCCTGGGGCCGGAGCCCTTGACTGACCTGTTCGATGGCGAGCGCTTGTTTCAGCTGTCGCGAGCGCGCTCCATGGCAGTCAAGCCGTTCATCATGGACAACGCGGTCGTGGTCGGTGTCGGCAATATCTACGCAACCGAAGCGCTGTTCGCCGCCGGCATCGATCCGCGCCGGGAGGCGAAAAGCATTTCCCGGGCGCGCTATCTGAAGTTGGCGATAGAGATCAAACGCATACTTGCACACGCCATTGAGCGCGGCGGCACCACATTGCGCGATTTTATCGGCGGTGACGGCCAGCCCGGTTACTTCCAGCAGGAATTGTTCGTTTACGGTCGCGGTAACGAGCATTGTAAGATCTGCGCATCGCAATTGCGGGAAGTAAAACTCGGGCAGCGTGCCAGTGTGTTTTGCCCGCGTTGTCAAAGCTGA
- the coaD gene encoding pantetheine-phosphate adenylyltransferase, which produces MNRVLYPGTFDPITKGHGDLVERASRLFDHVIIAVAASPKKNPLFPLEQRVAMAREVTKHLPNVEVVGFSSLLAHFAKEKNANVFLRGLRAVSDFEYEFQLANMNRQLAPDVESLFLTPSERYSYISSTLVREIATLGGDITKFVHPAVADALNERFKK; this is translated from the coding sequence ATGAACCGAGTGTTGTACCCAGGTACCTTCGACCCTATTACCAAGGGCCATGGCGATCTGGTCGAACGCGCCTCGCGCCTGTTCGATCATGTGATCATCGCCGTCGCTGCCAGCCCGAAGAAAAACCCGTTGTTTCCCCTGGAACAGCGAGTGGCAATGGCACGCGAGGTCACTAAACATTTACCCAACGTAGAAGTCGTCGGTTTCTCCTCGCTGCTGGCGCACTTCGCCAAAGAGAAGAACGCCAACGTGTTCCTGCGTGGCTTGCGTGCGGTGTCGGACTTCGAATACGAATTCCAGCTGGCTAACATGAATCGCCAGCTGGCACCGGATGTGGAGAGTCTGTTTCTGACCCCTTCCGAGCGTTATTCGTACATTTCGTCGACGCTGGTGCGTGAAATTGCCACCTTGGGCGGTGATATCACCAAGTTCGTCCACCCGGCGGTGGCGGACGCGCTTAACGAGCGGTTCAAGAAATAA
- a CDS encoding YfhL family 4Fe-4S dicluster ferredoxin: protein MSLIITDDCINCDVCEPECPNAAISQGEEIYVIDPNLCTQCVGHYDEPQCQQVCPVDCIPLDEAHPETEEQLMEKYRKITGKA from the coding sequence ATGTCCCTGATCATCACCGACGATTGCATCAACTGCGACGTCTGCGAACCCGAGTGCCCGAACGCCGCCATCTCCCAGGGCGAAGAGATCTACGTGATCGACCCTAACCTGTGCACCCAGTGCGTCGGCCACTATGACGAACCGCAGTGCCAGCAGGTTTGCCCAGTGGATTGCATTCCGTTGGACGAAGCGCATCCGGAGACTGAAGAGCAGTTGATGGAGAAGTACCGGAAGATTACCGGCAAGGCGTGA
- a CDS encoding DUF6124 family protein, which produces MLKITPDPPDTDNLSAHINATPRKPSRTFVIAPGLDTETLLAHACESLASANVMASDFAGQLEGSQRSTMLGIAQVIMLGELAVNQALDKLDPQD; this is translated from the coding sequence ATGCTCAAAATTACCCCTGATCCGCCGGATACCGACAACCTGTCCGCCCACATCAACGCCACCCCGCGCAAACCCAGCCGAACATTCGTCATCGCACCGGGCCTCGACACCGAAACCCTGTTGGCCCACGCCTGCGAATCCCTCGCCTCGGCCAATGTCATGGCCAGTGATTTCGCCGGACAGCTGGAGGGCTCTCAACGCAGCACGATGCTGGGAATTGCCCAGGTCATCATGCTGGGCGAGCTGGCAGTGAACCAGGCGCTGGATAAACTCGACCCGCAGGATTAA
- the ilvD gene encoding dihydroxy-acid dehydratase produces MPDYRSKTSTHGRNMAGARALWRATGMKDDDFKKPIIAISNSFTQFVPGHVHLKDLGQLVAREIERAGGVAKEFNTIAVDDGIAMGHDGMLYSLPSREIIADSVEYMVNAHCADAIVCISNCDKITPGMLMAALRLNIPVIFVSGGPMEAGKTKLASHGLDLVDAMVIAADSSASDEKVAEYERSACPTCGSCSGMFTANSMNCLVEALGLALPGNGSTLATHSDREQLFLQAGRTIVELCKRYYNDNDESVLPRNIANFKAFENAMTLDIAMGGSTNTILHLLAAAQEAEIDFDLRDIDRLSRHVPQLCKVAPNIQKYHMEDVHRAGGIFSILGSLARGGLLHTDLPTVHSKTLAEGIAKWDITQTDDEAVHHFFKAGPAGIPTQTAFSQSTRWETLDDDRENGCIRSVEHAYSKEGGLAVLYGNIALDGCVVKTAGVDESIHVFEGNAKIFESQDSAVRGILADEVKAGDIVIIRYEGPKGGPGMQEMLYPTSYLKSKGLGKACALLTDGRFSGGTSGLSIGHASPEAAAGGAIGLVQDGDKVLIDIPNRSINLLISDEEMAGRRAEQDQKGWKPVEKRPRKVTTALKAYALLATSADKGAVRNKAMLDGL; encoded by the coding sequence ATGCCTGATTACCGCTCGAAAACATCCACCCACGGCCGCAACATGGCCGGTGCCCGCGCATTGTGGCGCGCCACGGGGATGAAAGATGACGACTTCAAAAAGCCGATCATCGCCATTTCCAACTCCTTCACCCAGTTCGTACCGGGCCATGTGCACCTCAAGGACCTGGGCCAGCTGGTCGCCCGCGAGATCGAACGCGCTGGCGGTGTAGCGAAAGAATTCAACACCATCGCCGTGGATGACGGCATCGCCATGGGCCACGATGGCATGCTGTATTCGCTGCCGAGCCGCGAGATCATCGCCGACTCCGTCGAATACATGGTCAACGCCCACTGCGCCGACGCCATTGTCTGCATCTCCAACTGCGACAAGATCACCCCTGGCATGCTGATGGCCGCCCTGCGCCTGAACATTCCGGTGATCTTCGTTTCCGGCGGCCCGATGGAAGCCGGCAAGACCAAACTGGCCAGCCACGGTCTCGACCTGGTCGACGCCATGGTGATCGCCGCCGACTCCAGCGCTTCTGACGAGAAAGTCGCTGAGTACGAGCGCAGCGCTTGCCCGACCTGCGGTTCGTGCTCCGGCATGTTCACCGCCAACTCGATGAACTGCCTGGTCGAAGCCCTGGGCCTGGCGTTGCCGGGCAACGGTTCGACACTCGCTACCCACAGCGACCGCGAGCAGCTGTTCCTGCAGGCCGGCCGCACCATCGTCGAGCTGTGCAAGCGTTACTACAACGACAACGATGAGTCGGTGTTGCCGCGCAATATCGCCAACTTCAAGGCATTCGAAAACGCCATGACCCTGGACATCGCCATGGGCGGTTCCACCAACACCATCCTGCACTTGCTGGCCGCGGCCCAGGAAGCCGAGATCGATTTCGACCTGCGCGACATCGACCGTCTTTCCCGTCACGTGCCGCAACTGTGCAAAGTCGCGCCGAACATCCAGAAGTACCACATGGAAGACGTGCACCGTGCCGGCGGGATCTTCAGCATCCTCGGTTCGCTGGCCCGTGGCGGCCTGCTGCACACCGACCTGCCGACCGTGCACAGCAAGACCCTGGCCGAAGGCATCGCCAAGTGGGACATCACCCAGACCGACGACGAAGCGGTGCATCACTTCTTCAAGGCCGGCCCTGCGGGCATCCCGACGCAAACTGCGTTCAGCCAGTCGACCCGCTGGGAGACCCTGGACGACGACCGTGAAAACGGCTGCATTCGCAGTGTCGAGCACGCTTACTCGAAAGAAGGCGGCCTGGCCGTTCTCTACGGCAACATCGCGCTGGACGGCTGCGTGGTGAAAACCGCCGGCGTCGACGAGTCGATCCATGTCTTCGAAGGCAACGCGAAGATCTTCGAAAGCCAGGACAGCGCCGTACGCGGCATCCTCGCGGATGAAGTGAAGGCCGGCGACATCGTGATCATCCGTTACGAAGGCCCGAAAGGCGGCCCGGGCATGCAGGAAATGCTGTACCCGACGTCCTACCTGAAATCCAAAGGCCTGGGCAAAGCCTGCGCATTGCTCACCGATGGCCGTTTCTCCGGCGGCACCTCGGGCCTGTCCATCGGCCACGCTTCGCCGGAAGCGGCTGCTGGCGGCGCAATCGGTCTGGTGCAGGACGGCGACAAGGTGCTGATCGACATTCCGAACCGCTCGATCAACCTGTTGATCAGCGATGAAGAGATGGCTGGTCGCCGGGCTGAGCAGGATCAGAAGGGTTGGAAGCCGGTGGAGAAGCGTCCGCGTAAGGTGACTACCGCGTTGAAGGCCTATGCTCTGTTGGCCACCAGTGCCGACAAGGGTGCGGTGCGTAACAAGGCGATGCTTGATGGACTGTAA
- a CDS encoding PAAR domain-containing protein → MKRYNITVGAKTTVDGTVVSGWHRGSINGQAMAREGDEVTCPECDSTGTIVCVGPRLSEDWEGRKPALDGDLCKCKCDPSPKLIANQTIRCQTIEGGGIAPPARAAAQPATPAQARQPTEPRFSGFAPSASSATPSFSELPGVICQNLWRGYQQRAEAVVAPGGILIADPKARNRAINAAYANMWLEDQRFQWAGLAAFASKQVGCGLLHAADSIYKIQTEHDAQLRWKDAIRRGFSGLFDKRSEHERQQSAQRSEKARQEYEQARRNNPLPGGKRNEGESLSYVQKQLHYVHDMLALGNTTLFLDVFPLHAFYKERGLSALRTCLGARQDIYEHDQYPVLWPIEQKKVTFGYNHKEILQAFEAIDAGNITESVVFLAEHEQRNILQPAMYSDLNLVALLLGNQFSYVTNLPSGAAAAVELTLASQCRPSDDGRTVGFSSDYFANLADIHQRMPFVLKAATQFDELLRRSDRHLIEQAILDIAAGRGVR, encoded by the coding sequence ATGAAGCGCTACAACATCACCGTCGGGGCCAAAACCACCGTCGACGGCACGGTCGTCAGCGGTTGGCATCGCGGCAGCATCAATGGCCAGGCCATGGCCCGCGAAGGCGATGAGGTCACATGCCCTGAATGCGACAGCACCGGGACAATCGTCTGCGTCGGCCCACGCCTGTCGGAGGATTGGGAAGGACGCAAGCCCGCGCTGGATGGCGACCTGTGCAAGTGCAAGTGCGATCCATCGCCCAAGTTGATCGCCAATCAGACCATCAGGTGCCAAACGATTGAAGGCGGCGGCATTGCGCCGCCTGCCCGGGCCGCGGCTCAACCCGCGACACCGGCCCAAGCGCGACAACCGACAGAACCGCGCTTCTCCGGATTTGCACCTTCCGCGAGCTCCGCGACACCTTCGTTCAGCGAGCTGCCGGGGGTAATCTGCCAGAACCTGTGGCGTGGCTACCAACAAAGAGCCGAGGCCGTCGTGGCACCAGGCGGCATCCTGATTGCTGACCCAAAGGCACGTAATCGAGCGATTAATGCGGCGTACGCCAACATGTGGCTTGAGGACCAGCGTTTCCAATGGGCGGGCCTCGCGGCGTTCGCCTCCAAGCAGGTGGGTTGTGGATTGCTGCATGCGGCTGATTCGATCTACAAGATCCAGACCGAACATGACGCGCAATTACGCTGGAAGGATGCGATCAGGAGAGGATTTTCCGGGTTGTTCGACAAGCGAAGCGAGCATGAACGGCAGCAGAGCGCTCAACGAAGTGAGAAAGCGCGGCAAGAATACGAACAAGCCCGCCGCAACAACCCGCTGCCTGGCGGTAAGCGGAACGAGGGTGAGTCGTTGTCGTATGTGCAGAAGCAGCTCCATTACGTGCACGACATGCTGGCGCTTGGCAATACCACGCTGTTTTTGGATGTGTTTCCGCTACACGCTTTTTACAAAGAGCGTGGGTTGTCGGCGCTCAGGACTTGCTTGGGCGCTCGTCAAGATATTTATGAACATGATCAGTATCCAGTCCTGTGGCCGATCGAGCAGAAGAAGGTGACATTTGGTTATAACCACAAGGAAATCCTGCAAGCCTTCGAAGCCATTGATGCAGGCAACATCACCGAGAGTGTTGTTTTTCTTGCCGAACATGAACAGAGGAACATCCTGCAGCCAGCAATGTACAGTGACCTGAATCTGGTGGCTTTGCTACTTGGCAATCAGTTCTCTTATGTTACGAACTTACCGTCCGGTGCCGCTGCAGCCGTCGAGCTGACCCTGGCCAGCCAATGCCGTCCCAGTGACGATGGACGTACAGTTGGTTTCAGCAGCGATTACTTTGCCAATCTGGCCGACATCCATCAACGCATGCCCTTCGTACTTAAGGCCGCGACGCAATTTGATGAGCTGCTGCGGCGCTCTGATCGCCACCTCATCGAACAGGCGATTCTTGACATTGCCGCAGGCCGGGGCGTGCGATGA